The genomic region GTGCTGGCGGCGGATGCCGGGCTGCGACTGCCCATGGTGGCCGTCCAGCACCCGTACCTGTTCACCGAGGAACTGCCCGGCCTCGACGACACTCCCATCGACGCGCCGATCGTCCGCTACCCCGAGCACACCGTCTACACCCGCCGCCACGGCCGCCGTTACGGGCTGGGCAGCTACGCCCACACGCCCCTGCCGCTGACCCCGTCGGCGGCGCTCACCTCGGCGGAACTCCCCTTTTCGGAGAGCGACTTCGGTGCTGCTCTCGAAGAGGCCACCAGCCTCGTGCCGGCTTTCCGCACCGCTCCGAGGGGACGCCACCTCAACGGTGTGTTCGCCATGACCCCCGACGAACTCCCGCTGGTCGGCCCCGCCGCCGGGCTCGCCGGACTGTGGTTCGCCGAGGCGTCCTGGGTCACGCACGCCGGCGGTGTCGGCCGCCAGTTCGCGAACATGCTGCTGGAGACCGGCGACCTGCTCGTCGACCCCGACCGGCTGGCCCCCGACCGCTTCTCCTCCTGGAGCGACCAGAAGGTCCGCGACACGGCACTGGCCCACTACCAGGGCATCTACGACGCGCACTGAGCCCTGGGCCGGGCCCCGGGAAGGGCAGGCCCGTTCAGTCGATGCGGGCACACAGGTCGTCCGTCGTCCCGTGCAGGAGGCGTACGGACTTGTATCCGGTCGGGCTGATGTCCAGCGTGTAGACGCCGTCGACGAGGTAGAGGCCGCGGGGCAGACTGCCCTGGTCCTGGCCGACCCCGACGAGCACCGGCCCGAGCACGGTCCAGAGTTGCGAGCCGTCGGGCCGGTGCTCGACGACGGCCGAGCCGCTCGCGTCGGCGTCGTAGGAGGCGCCGGTCTCGGTGTTCGTGACACGGACGACCAGATCGCCCCGGTACGCGACCCGCCGCACGGAGCCGTCGGGGTAGGCGCTCAGCACGCGCCGCACCACCTCGTCGACGACCGGCTGGCCGTGGACGGGGAAGTCGCACCGCACGCCGGCGCCGACGTCCCACGGCGCGGAGGGTGCCGGTTCCCAGCCCTTCGCCGGCTGCGCGGACGCGGGCTGCGTCCCGACGAGCACCGCGGCAAGGGCCGGCGTGGCGAGAGCTGTTCGGCGCATGGTTCTCCTTGGGCACAGACGGGGGGAAGGAGGGGCGTGCGCCAGTCTCTCCCCGGCCTCTGACCAAAACCTGACCACCGACAGGCCCTAGGCTGCCGGACAGCCATGGAGTTCCAACTGCTCGGCCCGTTCGCCGCCCGCCACGAGGGGCGGCAGGTACTGCTGGGCAGCCGCCGCCAGGAGCGGTGCCTGCTGGCGGTCCTGCTGCTGCACGCGGGCCGCGCGGTCACGACGGACCGCCTCATCGACCTGCTGTGGGACGGCGAGCCGCCCGACGCCGCCCGCGCCACCGTCCACACCTACGTCGGCCGCCTGCGCGCCGCGCTCAGGCCCTACGGCGTCTCTGTCGAGACCCGGCACGACGGTTACGTCGTGGAGCAGGGCCCGCATGAGATCGACGCGCAGGAGTTCGCCGGGCTGGTGGGGCAGGCGGCCGACTCCGCCGATCCCGCGGACCGGGTCCGCCTCTACGACCAGGCCCTCGGGCTCTGGCGCGGCCCGCTGCTCGCGGACGTGGCCGTTGAACCGCTGCGCGCCCGCCTCGGCGGCAGGCTGGGCGAACTGCGCCTGTCCGCCGTGGAGCGACGAGCCGAGACCCAGCTCACCATGGGTCTGCACGACCGTGTCGTGGCGGACCTGACGCCGCTGCTGGAAGAGCACCCGACCCGTGAACGGCTGGTCGGCGCCCAGATGACCGCCCTGTACCGCGCGGGCCGCCAGGCCGACGCCCTCCGGCTGTATCGCAGCACGCGTACGACACTGGCGGCCGAACTCGGCATCGAGCCGAACAGCGAGCTCCGCACCCTGCACGAGCGCATGCTGCGCGCCGACCCCCGGCTGGACCGGCCCCCCGGGCCCGTCTACGCGGTGCGGGTCGGCGACCAGTGGCTGCCGTGGAGTACGAGCGGACACCCCGCGCTGGAGTTCTGCAACACCTACGCCGGGTGGGGCGGGGAGCCGCTGCCCGGGTCGGAGTGGCTGCGCGGCTACGCCACGCTCGCCGTGTGGGCCGGTCACCTCGACCTGATCGAGGAACGGCAGGTGACCGGGCTGCGGGAACAGGCCCTGCGGCAGCCGGCCGAGGCCGCCGCCGTCCTCGACGAGGCCCGGCGGCTCCGTACGGACCTGTACGCCTGCCTGACCGATCCGCGGGAGGGCCGGGCGTTCAAGGCGGTGGCCGGTGCGGTGGAGGACGCCGCGCGTCTCTCGGTGTTCACGCGTGGCGACGACGGTCTCGGACGCTGGCAGCCGTCGCCCGCCGCCGGACTGCGTCTGCCCGTCTGCGCGGTGGCGCGCAGCGCGGGCGAACTGCTCGCCGACACGCGGCGCTTCACCGTCCGCGGCTGTCCCAGCCGGGACTGCGGCTGGCTGTTCCTCGACGAGAGCGGGCGGCGCCGGTGGTGCAGTCTGGCGACGTGCGGCGCCAAGCGGTCGGCCGGGGGCCGGTGACAGGCCGCTGCCACACCGGCGTCCGCACGGTCGGCAGCCTTCCTACGGGACGCGGACGGGCCGGAAACGGTCCGTTGCCGCCAGCACGGCCTCAGTCGTGGCATCGCCCGACAGCCCGTGCCCCTCCTCGCCGATCAGCACGAGCTCCGCGTCCGGCCACACCTGGGCCAGCCGCCACGCCACGTCCGGAGGTCCGCTGATGTCCAACCGCCCGTGGACCAGCACGCCGGGGATGCCGGCGAGCTTCCCGGCGTCGCGCAGCAGCGCCCCGTCCTCCAGGAAGCCGGCGTGCCGCCAGTAGTGCGTGACGAGGCGGGCGAAGCGCAGCCGGAAGTGCGGGTCCTCGTAACGGGGGTCGGGCTGGTGCCCAGGGTGTGTGGACACGTGCACGTCCTCCCACCGGCACCACTCCCGCGCGGCCCGCTCCCGTACGGCCGGATCGGGGTCCGTGAGCATCCGGGCGTACGCCTCCACCAGACTGCCGTCGCGCTCCCCCTCCGGGACGGCGTCTCGGAACCGGGCCCACTCCTCGGGGAAGATCCGGCCCATGTCCCGCGTGACCCAC from Streptomyces chartreusis NRRL 3882 harbors:
- a CDS encoding BTAD domain-containing putative transcriptional regulator, coding for MEFQLLGPFAARHEGRQVLLGSRRQERCLLAVLLLHAGRAVTTDRLIDLLWDGEPPDAARATVHTYVGRLRAALRPYGVSVETRHDGYVVEQGPHEIDAQEFAGLVGQAADSADPADRVRLYDQALGLWRGPLLADVAVEPLRARLGGRLGELRLSAVERRAETQLTMGLHDRVVADLTPLLEEHPTRERLVGAQMTALYRAGRQADALRLYRSTRTTLAAELGIEPNSELRTLHERMLRADPRLDRPPGPVYAVRVGDQWLPWSTSGHPALEFCNTYAGWGGEPLPGSEWLRGYATLAVWAGHLDLIEERQVTGLREQALRQPAEAAAVLDEARRLRTDLYACLTDPREGRAFKAVAGAVEDAARLSVFTRGDDGLGRWQPSPAAGLRLPVCAVARSAGELLADTRRFTVRGCPSRDCGWLFLDESGRRRWCSLATCGAKRSAGGR
- the pip gene encoding prolyl aminopeptidase, with translation MAEVYPLVEPYEHGMLDIGDGNRVYWESCGNPAGKPALVLHGGPGSGAGPFWRRLFDPAAYRIVLFDQRGCGRSTPDAADPRTSLATNTTWHLIADIELLRQHLGIAEWLVLGGSWGVTLALAYAEQHPGRVSELVLFSVTNTTRREVEWVTRDMGRIFPEEWARFRDAVPEGERDGSLVEAYARMLTDPDPAVRERAAREWCRWEDVHVSTHPGHQPDPRYEDPHFRLRFARLVTHYWRHAGFLEDGALLRDAGKLAGIPGVLVHGRLDISGPPDVAWRLAQVWPDAELVLIGEEGHGLSGDATTEAVLAATDRFRPVRVP